In the Candidatus Omnitrophota bacterium genome, one interval contains:
- the gltB gene encoding glutamate synthase large subunit has product MAFKRLPEKQGLYDPQFEHDSCGVGFVCDIKGRKSHDIVAKGILALEHLMHRGATGSDPRTGDGAGILIQVPHEFLLKECSKAGFRLPKAGDYGIGLVFLPTDAKERKLCEDNFKKITEEEGLIFLGWREVPVDDSAIGKTAKESRPVIKQVFVGRPSGIAGELAFERKLYIVRKRAENFVRGSTIRQKASFYISGLSSRTLSYKGLLMSTQLKDFFPDLKDRALESSFTLFHARYSTNTFPAWDLSQPFRFLAHNGEINTLRGNINWMKARQGLIESGVFGKDIKRLFPVIVPGGSDSASLDNMLELLVLGGRSLPHAMMMLIPEAWQGNDQIGEERKRFYEYHACLMEPWDGPAAIAFTDGKFIGATLDRNGLRPARYVITKNGIVVMASEAGVLDIPPEEVAVNSRLQPGRMFLIDTHAGRIIGDEELKSSISNLKPYGRWLDENMEKLEDVPFPRSFKVWHEKDLAPALKAFGYSKEDLRRIIKPMAGDGNEPTGSMGDDTPLAVLSTRPRMLYDYFKQLFAQVTNPPIDPIREELVMTLNTYLGSEKNLLDETPTHCHRLKVNNPILSNMDIERIRHIRNGTFKAKTISTLFEAKKGKAAFKKSLDRICAEADKAVKSGCTFIILSDRGVDGKFAALPALLACGAVHHHLVRKETRTQASIIIESGEPREVAHFALLFGYGAGCINPYLAYETIEKMIREKDLVIAFPDPELAASSARKNYTDAVNHGLLKILSKMGISTLQSYRGAQIFEAVGLSGNLIERCFTGTVSRIEGIGLDEIAQEVIKRHGEAFPETESGPAHLPNGGLYQWRRDGEFHLWNPESIAALQDATRFEDPELYKKFAALINDQAKGLCTLRGLMKFKPGVKPVPLDEVEPASEIVKRFVTGAMSFGSISRGAHETMAIAMNRLGGKSNSGEGGEDPARYAPLPNGDSLRSATKQVASGRFGVTINYLTNADELQIKIAQGAKPGEGGQLPGHKVSPVIAKVRHSTPGVTLISPPPHHDIYSIEDLAQLIFDLKNANPRARISVKLVSEMGVGTIAAGVAKGHADMILISGGDGGTGASPLSSIKHAGLPWELGLSETHQTLVLNDLRSRVRLQTDGQMRTGRDVVIAALLGAEEYGFATAALINLGCVMLRHCHLNNCSVGVATQDEELGKRFAGKPEYLQRYFYFVAEEVRGIMAELGARKLDELIGRSELIELNTGILNWKAKSVDLSRILYKPQVPSYVGTRCAKKQDHGLDKVMDLKLIESAKPAIDNKDHVQADLSIKNTDRAVGAMLSGEIALRYGDKGLPDDTVHFKFTGTAGQSFGAFLARGVVFEVEGEANDYVGKGLSGGRIIVYPPKGSAFEAPENIIIGNTTFYGATSGEAYICGVAGERFCIRNSGIYAVIEGVGDHGCEYMTGGRVVILGKTGRNFAAGMSGGIAYVYDEDREFKARCNMGMVAFEALDGEDTATIQKLLSNHIRYTHSAKAKAVLDDFDNEIRHFIKVMPVEYKRALEGRLMRKDVLFEEVSDG; this is encoded by the coding sequence ATGGCATTTAAGCGCCTGCCCGAGAAACAGGGGCTTTACGACCCGCAGTTCGAGCACGACAGCTGCGGCGTGGGATTCGTCTGCGATATCAAAGGCCGCAAGTCCCACGATATCGTGGCCAAAGGGATCCTCGCGCTGGAGCATTTGATGCACCGCGGCGCCACCGGCTCCGACCCGAGGACAGGAGACGGCGCGGGCATCCTGATACAGGTGCCGCATGAGTTCCTGCTGAAGGAATGTTCGAAGGCAGGCTTCCGCCTGCCCAAAGCCGGCGATTACGGCATAGGCCTTGTTTTTTTGCCGACCGACGCCAAAGAGAGAAAGCTTTGCGAGGATAATTTCAAAAAGATCACGGAGGAGGAAGGGCTTATATTCCTCGGCTGGCGCGAAGTCCCGGTTGACGATTCGGCCATAGGAAAGACCGCCAAGGAATCCCGGCCCGTAATAAAGCAGGTTTTTGTCGGCCGCCCCTCCGGCATCGCCGGCGAACTTGCTTTCGAGAGGAAGCTCTACATCGTAAGGAAGCGGGCCGAGAACTTTGTCCGCGGCTCAACCATAAGGCAGAAGGCGTCCTTTTATATCTCCGGCCTGTCGTCGCGTACGTTGAGTTATAAGGGGCTCCTGATGTCGACGCAACTGAAGGATTTCTTCCCTGACCTGAAAGACCGTGCGCTGGAGAGCTCATTTACGCTTTTCCACGCGCGCTACAGCACGAACACATTCCCGGCCTGGGACCTCTCGCAGCCGTTCCGCTTCCTCGCGCATAACGGCGAGATAAATACCCTGCGCGGAAATATCAACTGGATGAAGGCGCGGCAGGGTCTGATCGAGAGCGGCGTATTCGGGAAGGATATAAAGAGATTGTTCCCGGTCATAGTCCCTGGCGGCAGCGACTCGGCTTCGCTGGATAACATGCTGGAACTGCTCGTCCTGGGCGGTCGCTCGCTTCCTCACGCGATGATGATGCTAATACCCGAGGCGTGGCAAGGTAACGACCAGATCGGCGAGGAGAGAAAGCGCTTTTACGAATATCACGCCTGCCTTATGGAGCCGTGGGACGGCCCGGCAGCCATAGCATTCACCGACGGCAAATTCATCGGCGCAACGCTCGACCGAAACGGCCTCAGGCCCGCGCGCTACGTTATCACGAAGAACGGCATCGTCGTGATGGCCTCCGAAGCCGGCGTCCTCGATATCCCGCCCGAAGAGGTCGCGGTCAACAGCAGGCTCCAGCCCGGCAGGATGTTCCTGATCGACACCCATGCCGGGCGCATAATCGGCGACGAGGAACTTAAATCGTCGATATCAAACCTAAAGCCGTACGGCAGGTGGCTCGATGAGAATATGGAAAAACTCGAGGACGTGCCTTTTCCGCGCTCCTTTAAGGTCTGGCACGAGAAGGACCTGGCACCTGCCCTCAAGGCGTTCGGTTATTCCAAGGAAGACCTTCGCAGGATAATCAAGCCCATGGCAGGGGACGGCAACGAGCCTACCGGCTCTATGGGCGATGATACCCCGCTTGCGGTCCTTTCGACCAGGCCCAGGATGTTATACGATTATTTCAAACAATTATTCGCGCAGGTCACCAACCCGCCCATCGACCCGATACGCGAAGAGCTCGTCATGACTCTTAACACGTATCTTGGCAGTGAGAAGAACCTGCTTGACGAGACCCCTACCCATTGCCACAGGCTCAAAGTCAATAATCCCATCCTGTCGAATATGGACATCGAGAGGATCCGCCATATCCGCAACGGGACATTTAAGGCTAAGACTATTTCGACGCTCTTCGAGGCGAAAAAAGGAAAGGCAGCGTTCAAAAAGTCCCTGGACAGGATATGCGCCGAAGCCGACAAGGCCGTCAAGAGCGGCTGCACCTTCATCATATTAAGCGACAGGGGAGTCGACGGTAAGTTTGCGGCGCTCCCGGCGCTCCTGGCGTGCGGAGCCGTCCACCATCACCTTGTCCGCAAAGAGACGCGCACGCAGGCGAGCATAATAATCGAGAGCGGCGAACCGCGGGAGGTCGCGCATTTCGCGCTCCTCTTCGGGTACGGAGCGGGCTGCATTAATCCCTATCTGGCCTACGAGACGATAGAGAAGATGATCAGGGAGAAGGACCTTGTCATCGCCTTCCCTGACCCGGAACTCGCGGCCAGCTCCGCGCGCAAGAACTATACCGATGCGGTAAACCACGGGCTCCTGAAGATCCTGTCGAAGATGGGCATATCGACGCTGCAGAGCTACCGCGGCGCGCAGATATTCGAGGCCGTCGGGTTAAGCGGCAACCTTATCGAGAGATGTTTTACCGGCACGGTATCGCGTATCGAGGGCATAGGGCTCGACGAAATAGCGCAGGAAGTCATCAAGAGGCATGGCGAGGCGTTCCCGGAGACGGAATCCGGCCCGGCTCACCTTCCCAACGGAGGGCTTTACCAGTGGAGGCGCGACGGCGAGTTCCATCTCTGGAATCCCGAGTCCATCGCCGCGCTTCAGGATGCCACCCGTTTTGAGGACCCGGAGCTGTATAAAAAATTTGCCGCGCTTATAAACGACCAGGCGAAGGGCCTTTGCACTTTGCGCGGCCTGATGAAGTTCAAGCCGGGCGTAAAACCTGTCCCGCTCGACGAGGTCGAGCCGGCATCTGAGATAGTAAAACGTTTTGTGACCGGAGCGATGAGCTTCGGTTCGATAAGCAGGGGTGCGCACGAGACGATGGCCATAGCGATGAACCGCCTCGGCGGAAAATCAAATTCAGGAGAAGGCGGCGAAGACCCTGCGCGTTACGCGCCGCTGCCTAACGGTGACAGCCTCCGTTCCGCGACGAAGCAGGTCGCGTCCGGCAGGTTCGGCGTCACGATAAACTACCTGACCAACGCGGATGAATTGCAGATCAAAATAGCACAGGGCGCGAAACCCGGAGAGGGCGGGCAGCTGCCCGGCCATAAAGTCAGCCCTGTCATCGCGAAGGTCCGCCATTCGACGCCCGGGGTCACGCTAATATCGCCGCCGCCGCACCATGATATTTATTCGATCGAAGACCTTGCGCAGCTCATCTTCGACTTAAAGAACGCGAACCCGCGCGCGCGGATAAGCGTCAAACTTGTTTCAGAAATGGGGGTGGGCACTATTGCGGCAGGCGTCGCCAAGGGGCACGCGGATATGATACTCATATCCGGCGGCGACGGCGGGACCGGCGCGTCGCCTTTGAGCTCAATAAAGCACGCGGGCCTGCCGTGGGAACTCGGGCTTTCTGAGACGCACCAGACGCTGGTTTTAAACGACCTGAGGAGCCGCGTGCGCCTGCAGACCGACGGGCAGATGAGGACCGGCCGCGACGTCGTTATAGCGGCGCTCCTGGGCGCCGAGGAATACGGCTTCGCGACCGCCGCGCTGATTAATCTAGGCTGCGTCATGCTCAGGCATTGCCATTTGAACAATTGCTCGGTCGGTGTCGCCACGCAAGATGAGGAACTAGGCAAGAGATTTGCCGGCAAACCCGAATATCTCCAGAGATATTTTTATTTTGTAGCAGAAGAGGTCCGCGGCATCATGGCGGAACTGGGGGCGCGCAAGCTCGACGAGCTGATCGGCCGTTCGGAGCTCATCGAGTTGAATACCGGCATATTGAATTGGAAGGCCAAGAGCGTCGACCTTTCGAGGATATTATACAAACCGCAGGTCCCTTCTTATGTCGGGACCCGTTGTGCGAAGAAACAGGACCACGGCCTCGATAAAGTAATGGACCTTAAGCTTATCGAGAGCGCGAAGCCGGCGATCGATAATAAAGACCACGTCCAGGCCGACCTTTCCATAAAAAATACCGACAGGGCAGTAGGCGCGATGCTGAGCGGCGAGATAGCGCTTCGTTACGGGGATAAAGGCCTCCCTGACGACACCGTCCATTTTAAATTCACCGGGACCGCCGGACAGAGCTTCGGCGCGTTCCTGGCCAGGGGCGTCGTTTTCGAGGTCGAGGGCGAGGCGAACGATTACGTCGGCAAAGGGCTTTCCGGCGGGCGGATCATCGTCTATCCTCCGAAAGGATCAGCTTTCGAGGCCCCGGAGAATATCATCATAGGTAACACCACTTTCTACGGAGCCACTTCAGGCGAGGCTTATATCTGCGGAGTCGCCGGCGAGAGGTTCTGCATACGCAACTCAGGGATCTACGCCGTCATCGAGGGCGTAGGCGACCACGGATGCGAATATATGACCGGCGGGCGTGTCGTCATCCTCGGCAAAACCGGGCGCAACTTCGCGGCCGGGATGTCCGGGGGCATTGCGTATGTCTACGACGAAGACCGGGAATTCAAGGCGAGGTGCAATATGGGGATGGTCGCGTTCGAGGCCCTCGATGGCGAGGATACCGCCACCATACAGAAACTCCTCTCTAACCATATAAGGTATACGCATAGCGCCAAGGCAAAAGCCGTGCTTGATGATTTCGATAACGAGATAAGGCATTTTATCAAGGTCATGCCTGTTGAATACAAGCGCGCGCTTGAAGGCAGGCTAATGAGGAAGGACGTGCTCTTCGAAGAGGTAAGCGATGGTTGA
- a CDS encoding glutamate synthase subunit beta yields MVDTKRFMKIKREASSYRAVCDRVKDYREVAVLRPEEKSKDQSSRCMDCGVPFCHWGCPIGNYIPEWNDLIFRGQWKKAIDVLLVTNNLPEVTGRICPALCEYACVLGINDDPVTIREDELDIIEYAFKEGWIRPNPPKKRTGKKVAVIGSGPSGLACADQLNKAGHKVTVFERDDKIGGILRYGIPDFKLDKSVLDRRIKIWKKEGIEFKASVDVGADYKAAKLNKDFDAVVLAGGSRFPRDLKIPGRELGGIHFAMDFLVQSNKRVSGIKIPSGKLIDAKGKKVVVIGGGDTGADCVGTAHRQGASCIVQIELLPQPPECRTKDFPWPKYPMLLKTTSSHQEGGDRYWSVSTKKFEGAGGKVKKLSCVKVEIGRDDKGCMLIKDVPGSGFEIEADLVVLALGFMHPEKELISQLGVELDPRGNVKTDEHYLTSVKDVFAAGDMRRGQSLIVWAISEGRRAAHSIDKYLMGSTRLPAI; encoded by the coding sequence ATGGTTGATACAAAGAGGTTCATGAAGATAAAACGGGAGGCCTCGTCCTACCGCGCGGTATGCGACCGCGTAAAGGATTACAGGGAGGTGGCTGTCCTGCGCCCGGAGGAGAAGTCGAAGGACCAGAGCTCGCGCTGCATGGACTGCGGAGTGCCGTTCTGCCATTGGGGCTGCCCGATCGGGAACTATATACCGGAATGGAACGACCTCATCTTCCGCGGCCAGTGGAAAAAGGCCATTGATGTCCTTCTGGTGACGAACAACCTGCCCGAGGTGACGGGCAGGATCTGCCCGGCCCTGTGCGAATACGCATGCGTCCTCGGGATAAATGATGACCCTGTCACGATACGCGAAGACGAGCTGGATATTATAGAATATGCTTTCAAAGAGGGATGGATCAGGCCGAACCCTCCGAAAAAACGCACCGGTAAAAAAGTCGCGGTCATCGGCTCCGGCCCGTCAGGCCTTGCCTGCGCCGACCAGTTGAATAAAGCCGGGCACAAGGTCACGGTATTCGAAAGGGACGACAAGATAGGCGGCATATTGCGTTACGGTATCCCTGATTTCAAATTAGATAAATCCGTCCTCGACAGACGCATAAAGATATGGAAGAAAGAGGGGATAGAGTTTAAGGCGTCCGTTGATGTAGGCGCGGATTATAAGGCGGCCAAATTGAATAAGGATTTCGACGCGGTCGTGCTTGCCGGTGGAAGCCGTTTTCCCCGCGATCTCAAGATACCCGGCCGAGAGCTGGGCGGAATACATTTCGCGATGGATTTTCTCGTCCAGTCGAATAAAAGGGTCTCCGGAATCAAGATACCTTCCGGAAAGCTCATCGACGCGAAGGGTAAAAAGGTTGTCGTGATCGGCGGCGGCGACACAGGCGCTGACTGCGTAGGCACCGCGCACAGGCAGGGCGCGTCATGCATCGTCCAGATAGAATTATTGCCCCAGCCTCCGGAATGCCGCACAAAAGATTTCCCGTGGCCGAAATATCCGATGTTGTTAAAGACGACCTCCAGCCACCAGGAAGGAGGCGATCGCTATTGGTCGGTCTCGACCAAGAAGTTTGAGGGCGCCGGCGGCAAGGTCAAGAAACTTTCCTGCGTGAAGGTCGAGATAGGCCGCGACGATAAGGGCTGCATGCTGATAAAAGACGTCCCGGGAAGCGGATTCGAGATAGAGGCGGACTTGGTCGTCCTGGCTCTCGGTTTCATGCACCCCGAGAAAGAGCTCATCTCACAGCTCGGCGTCGAGCTCGACCCGCGCGGCAACGTCAAGACCGACGAACATTACCTCACATCCGTAAAAGACGTATTCGCGGCAGGCGATATGAGGAGGGGCCAGTCGCTCATCGTCTGGGCCATCTCCGAGGGCCGCCGCGCCGCCCACTCCATCGACAAATACCTCATGGGATCCACCCGCCTGCCGGCTATATAA
- a CDS encoding nitroreductase family protein → MDEGPNDTLKVINRRHSVRQFLDRPVDDPLIKAVLDAANKAPSAHNQQSWRFIVVRGEKKQQLAQLIVDRSPGFPKPSSSILRMAARSISNAPVVIAVMNTGTLINRGTELFKIEKDKAKDFFRTMEIQSSSAAVENLLIAATSLGLGSVWLGILFLIKDEILSFFGEAKGEFMAVIPVGYPAKEQEGPKKKSLEYVVRYIEK, encoded by the coding sequence ATGGACGAAGGGCCCAACGATACCCTAAAAGTTATCAATCGCCGGCACAGCGTCAGGCAATTCCTGGATAGGCCGGTCGACGATCCCCTTATCAAGGCGGTGCTCGACGCCGCGAATAAGGCGCCGTCGGCGCATAACCAGCAATCGTGGCGTTTCATCGTCGTGCGGGGCGAGAAGAAGCAGCAACTGGCCCAGCTCATTGTGGATAGGTCCCCGGGATTCCCTAAGCCGTCCTCTTCTATACTCCGCATGGCGGCGAGGAGCATAAGCAACGCTCCGGTCGTCATCGCTGTCATGAACACAGGCACGCTGATAAACCGCGGGACCGAACTGTTCAAGATAGAAAAAGACAAGGCGAAGGATTTTTTCCGGACAATGGAGATACAGAGCTCTTCCGCGGCGGTCGAGAACCTGCTTATCGCCGCGACGTCCCTCGGCCTCGGCAGCGTATGGCTCGGGATATTGTTCTTGATAAAAGACGAGATCCTGTCGTTCTTCGGTGAAGCAAAAGGGGAATTTATGGCGGTCATCCCTGTCGGTTATCCGGCCAAAGAACAGGAAGGCCCCAAGAAAAAATCGTTGGAATACGTCGTGAGGTATATTGAAAAATGA
- a CDS encoding pyridoxamine 5'-phosphate oxidase family protein gives MTKEDIIKFINANLVCHLATCENHQPHVRGMMAYRADEKGIIFHTGNLKDLFKQVCDNPLVEACFFDPNTNTQVRVKGKAVIIYDDNLKREIVAARPFLKPWVEELGLDLIVTFRITDCRACVWTFGTNFAPKEYVKISD, from the coding sequence ATGACAAAAGAAGATATCATTAAGTTCATCAACGCGAATCTCGTCTGCCACCTGGCTACCTGCGAGAATCACCAGCCCCACGTCAGGGGCATGATGGCGTACCGGGCGGACGAGAAAGGGATAATATTCCACACCGGTAATTTGAAAGACCTGTTCAAGCAGGTCTGCGACAACCCCCTGGTCGAGGCCTGTTTCTTTGATCCCAATACCAACACGCAGGTCAGGGTGAAGGGCAAGGCCGTCATAATATACGACGATAACCTTAAGAGGGAGATCGTCGCGGCAAGGCCGTTTTTGAAACCCTGGGTCGAGGAGCTCGGCCTCGATCTGATAGTGACTTTCAGGATAACGGATTGTCGCGCCTGCGTCTGGACGTTCGGGACGAATTTTGCGCCCAAGGAATACGTCAAGATCTCCGACTGA
- the dusB gene encoding tRNA dihydrouridine synthase DusB — MLTIGKLNLKSSLILAPMAGITDLPYRMLNRKFGAELAFTEMVNARSLSYSNVKALEMLGSAKGDRPLGIQLVGNEPEYLNRAIEKLHKYRFDILDFNAACPERKVTAKGEGAALLKDLKKLKRLLKILVRESKWPVTVKIRSGWDKNSVNAEDAALHAEDAGVSAIFIHGRTRNQLYGGQADYGIIKKVKGAVKVPVIGSGDVLSGPLAKKMFDETGCDGILIARGGLGNPWIFKEIRAYLEGGAVPERPSKDVIIKTMICHLNSSVKCFGAKRSIPFFRKFFCWYTKGLDNVRPLRVAACAASTKKEMLDIINEINI; from the coding sequence ATGCTGACGATCGGAAAGCTCAACCTGAAGTCCAGCCTCATTCTCGCCCCGATGGCGGGCATAACCGACCTGCCGTACCGCATGCTCAACCGCAAGTTCGGCGCCGAACTCGCCTTTACCGAGATGGTCAACGCGCGCTCGTTAAGCTACAGCAATGTCAAGGCGCTCGAGATGCTCGGATCGGCGAAAGGCGACAGGCCGCTCGGCATCCAGCTCGTCGGGAACGAACCCGAGTATCTTAACCGCGCGATAGAAAAACTCCATAAATACAGGTTTGATATCCTCGATTTCAACGCAGCCTGCCCGGAGAGAAAGGTCACCGCAAAGGGGGAGGGCGCCGCCCTTCTTAAAGACCTGAAAAAATTAAAACGCCTCCTTAAGATACTCGTCAGGGAATCGAAATGGCCGGTCACGGTCAAAATACGCTCCGGTTGGGACAAGAATAGCGTAAACGCCGAGGATGCGGCTTTGCATGCCGAGGACGCGGGCGTTTCCGCGATATTCATCCACGGCAGGACGCGCAACCAGCTCTACGGCGGCCAGGCCGATTACGGCATAATAAAGAAGGTAAAAGGCGCCGTCAAGGTCCCGGTCATCGGAAGCGGCGACGTCTTGTCAGGGCCGCTCGCGAAGAAGATGTTCGATGAGACCGGCTGTGACGGGATATTGATAGCCCGCGGCGGCCTCGGCAACCCGTGGATATTCAAGGAGATCCGCGCATACCTGGAAGGCGGCGCCGTCCCGGAAAGGCCGTCCAAAGATGTCATAATAAAGACGATGATATGCCATCTCAATTCCTCGGTAAAATGCTTCGGCGCGAAGAGGAGCATCCCCTTCTTCCGGAAATTCTTCTGCTGGTATACCAAGGGGCTGGATAATGTTCGTCCATTACGTGTTGCGGCCTGCGCCGCCTCCACGAAGAAAGAAATGCTTGATATAATAAACGAAATTAACATATAA
- a CDS encoding ATP-dependent 6-phosphofructokinase: MRPKRIAILTGGGDCPGLNAVIRAVAKKAMGEGCEVAGFEDGYEGLVRNKAKKLENHDVSGILTLGGTILGTSNVANPYHYAIESKDCKVTFKDYHKRAINNFKKLKADALVAIGGDGTLSIAHRLYEDGVPVIGVPKTIDNDILGTDITFGFDTAVWVATEGIDRIHTTAQSHHRAMIIEVMGRTAGWIALHAGVAGGGDIILIPEIPYDINVVVKKIKERHGKGKRFSIIVISEGAKPKGGDVVIKRVVKESFESARFGGISFVLGTQIEKLACGIETRAVIMGHLQRGGSPTPFDRVLATQLGTGAVDLINEGAFGHMVAVRNNEFVKVSLREVARGKRLVPRNHPLVASARAVGTCFGD, translated from the coding sequence ATGAGACCAAAAAGGATAGCGATACTTACCGGCGGCGGGGACTGTCCGGGCCTGAACGCGGTCATACGCGCCGTGGCTAAAAAAGCCATGGGCGAAGGATGCGAGGTAGCGGGGTTTGAGGACGGATACGAAGGCCTCGTAAGGAATAAGGCCAAGAAACTCGAGAATCACGATGTCTCGGGTATCCTCACCCTGGGCGGCACGATACTCGGCACATCCAACGTCGCAAACCCCTATCATTACGCCATAGAAAGCAAGGACTGCAAGGTCACCTTCAAGGATTACCACAAGAGGGCCATAAATAATTTTAAGAAATTGAAAGCCGACGCGCTGGTCGCTATAGGCGGCGACGGGACGCTTAGCATAGCTCACAGGCTTTATGAGGACGGCGTCCCGGTCATCGGCGTCCCCAAGACGATAGATAACGACATCCTCGGCACGGACATTACGTTCGGTTTCGACACGGCCGTATGGGTGGCGACCGAGGGTATCGACAGGATACATACGACCGCGCAATCGCACCACCGCGCGATGATAATAGAGGTCATGGGGCGGACCGCGGGCTGGATAGCGCTCCACGCCGGGGTCGCCGGCGGCGGAGATATCATACTTATCCCCGAGATCCCTTACGATATCAACGTAGTTGTCAAAAAGATAAAAGAGAGGCACGGCAAGGGCAAGAGGTTCAGCATAATAGTGATATCCGAAGGCGCGAAGCCGAAGGGCGGGGATGTCGTAATAAAGAGGGTGGTAAAAGAGAGCTTTGAGTCTGCCAGGTTCGGCGGCATAAGCTTTGTCCTCGGCACCCAGATCGAGAAATTAGCGTGCGGCATCGAGACGCGCGCCGTAATAATGGGCCATCTACAGAGGGGCGGCTCGCCCACGCCTTTCGACCGGGTCCTCGCCACACAGCTCGGGACAGGGGCGGTGGATCTTATAAACGAGGGTGCGTTCGGCCATATGGTCGCGGTCAGGAACAATGAGTTCGTGAAAGTCTCGCTCAGGGAAGTAGCCAGGGGCAAAAGGCTTGTCCCGAGGAACCATCCGCTCGTCGCGTCAGCGCGCGCGGTCGGGACCTGTTTTGGGGATTAA
- a CDS encoding DNA alkylation repair protein, translating into MSRYTAEEILKKLRSLSNPKNIAGMARFGINSRNTLGVPIPALRKIARQAGKDHALAQKLWAAGIHEARILAGMVADPDRITPEEMDKWARDFDSWDVCDQVCSNLFSYTPVAHKKTLEWSGKKEEYYKRSGFALMACLAVHDKKAKDAAFMVYFPVIKRESTDERNYVRKAVNWALRQIGKRNPKLRKAALKAAKEIYNIDSKAARWIATDAIRELKDK; encoded by the coding sequence ATGTCGCGTTACACTGCCGAAGAGATATTAAAAAAGCTCAGATCCCTTTCGAATCCCAAAAATATCGCGGGGATGGCCCGCTTCGGCATCAATTCCCGTAATACCCTCGGCGTGCCCATCCCCGCGCTAAGGAAGATAGCGAGGCAAGCAGGCAAAGACCATGCCCTCGCCCAAAAACTGTGGGCGGCAGGCATCCACGAAGCGCGCATCCTCGCCGGTATGGTAGCCGATCCAGATAGAATCACTCCCGAAGAGATGGATAAGTGGGCCAGGGATTTTGATTCGTGGGACGTTTGCGACCAGGTATGTTCGAACCTTTTTTCTTATACGCCGGTCGCCCACAAGAAGACCCTCGAATGGAGCGGGAAGAAAGAAGAATATTATAAGCGGTCGGGTTTCGCTCTGATGGCTTGCCTTGCGGTCCATGACAAGAAGGCGAAAGACGCGGCATTCATGGTTTATTTCCCCGTGATAAAGAGGGAATCTACAGACGAGCGCAATTACGTAAGGAAGGCCGTCAACTGGGCCCTGCGCCAGATCGGCAAGCGCAACCCGAAGCTCAGGAAAGCCGCGTTAAAAGCCGCAAAAGAAATATATAATATAGACTCAAAGGCCGCCCGATGGATCGCCACGGACGCAATAAGGGAGTTAAAGGATAAGTGA
- a CDS encoding nucleoside deaminase, with the protein MKKKFMLLAIKEAEKNLKRMDGGPFGACIVKGDRVIAVARNTVLKNDATCHAEINAIRLASRKLRTFDLSGCVIYSTTEPCPMCFSAIHWARIDKIIYGTSTKDAKKIGFNELEITDSRLRSLGKSKVKLVPGFMRKECLELFNKFNGLPNKKLY; encoded by the coding sequence GTGAAAAAGAAATTCATGCTCCTGGCCATAAAAGAGGCCGAAAAGAACCTCAAGAGGATGGACGGCGGGCCGTTCGGCGCATGTATCGTAAAAGGCGACAGGGTGATCGCTGTAGCGAGAAACACTGTCCTGAAAAATGACGCGACATGCCACGCTGAGATTAACGCCATCCGCCTCGCCTCGCGCAAATTAAGGACTTTCGATCTTTCGGGATGCGTTATCTATTCGACGACAGAACCGTGCCCGATGTGTTTTTCCGCGATACACTGGGCCCGCATAGATAAGATAATCTACGGCACGTCAACAAAAGACGCCAAGAAGATCGGCTTCAACGAGCTCGAAATAACAGACAGCCGCCTCAGATCCCTCGGCAAAAGTAAAGTAAAGCTCGTCCCGGGCTTTATGAGAAAAGAATGCCTCGAACTCTTCAATAAATTCAATGGACTTCCAAATAAGAAATTATATTAA